In the Sandaracinus amylolyticus genome, GCGACACGTTCGCGAGCAGCTCGCGCTCCGCGCGCATCGACGTCTCGACGCGCTCCGCCATCTCGTCGAACGTGCGCGCGACCGTGCCGATCTCGTCGCGCCGATCGAGCCCGGTGCGCGCTGCGAGATCGCCCTCGCCCACCGCGCGCGCCGCGCGCGCGAGCGACTCGAGCGGACGCACGATCCAGCGCGCGGCGAGGAACGCGCCGGCGCCGACGACGAGCACGCCCGCGAGGATCGTGAGCACGGCCGCGGTGTACGGCCAGGGCGGCGGCGTGCCGCGCGCCACCAAGACGTGCGCCTCGTCGATCGACGCGAGGATGTGCCGGCGCGGCGGCTCGTGCGGTGCGTCGACGAGGGGCAGACCGATCGGCGGCGGCGGCCTCGTGGGAGGCGGCGGCGGGCGCTCCTCGCTGCTCGGCGCGCGCAGCGGCGGGGTCACGGTGCTCGCGATCACGGCACCTCGCCGATCGTGCACCGTCATCTCGAGCTCGAGGTCCCGCGCGACGCGCGCGAGCGTGCCCTCGAGATCGTGATCGAGCCCGGCGCGCACGCGCTCCGCCGCGAGCTCCACCCGCTCGTGCATGTCGTGCGCGTGCGGCGGAGGACGCGTGATCCACGCGATCGCGACCGCCGCGACCACGAGCAGCACGAGCTGCCCGAGCCCGAGCAGCAGGAGCCGAATCGCGAGCCGACCGCGCCGCTTCATCGCGGATCCGGGGAGAGCATGTAGCCGACGCCGCGGATCGTCTTGAGGAAGCGCGGCTGTCGCGGATCGTCTCCGAGCTTCTGTCGCAGCCGCGAGACGTGGACGTCGATCGAACGATCGAAGGCGTCGTCGATCGAGCCGGTGACGAGCTCCATCAGCTGATCGCGCGTCAGCACCCGGCCCGCGCGCTCGGCGAGGGCGCGCAGCAGCGCGTGCTCGTAGGTCGTCAGCACGAGCGGTACACCGTCGAGCGACGCGCTCATCGTGGTCGCGTCGATCACCAGCGGGCCGACCTGCAGGCGCTCGGCGCGCGGTCCCGCTCGTCCGCGCGCGCGACGCGCTTGAGCGCGCAGGCGGGCGAGCAGCTCCCGCGACGAGAACGGCTTCACGACGTAGTCGTCGGCGCCGCCTTCGAGGCCCATCACACGGTCCGCTTCCTCGCCGCGCGCCGTGACCATCACGATCGGCACGTCGCTGCGCTCGCGGATGCGGCGGCACACCTCGAGCCCGCTCGCACCGGGCAACATCACATCGAGCAGCACGACGTCCGGGCGCACCCGCAGCACCTCGGGAACCGCGAGATCGCCTCTCGCGACGACGTGGACCTCGACCCCGTGGGTGCGCAGGTACTGGCTCGTGAGGCGCGCGAGGCGCTCGTCGTCCTCGACGTAGACGACCGTCAGGAGATCGTGCGGCTCGCCGACCATTCCACGATCACATGGCGCGCGCGAGGCGCCGGGAGAAGGGGCCGACACATCTCGACACGAACGCCTGGTACGCTCGCGGCGAATGTCGACCGGTCGAGCGCGCATCGTCGCGGTTCTGTGGGTCCTCGGTGCGCTCGTCATCTCGGCCTGCGGCGACGACGACCCCGCCGACGAGCTCGACGCGGCGACGCGCGACGCGAGCACGGCGTCGTGCACGGACGACGAGGACTGCGACGACGGCCGCTACTGCAACGGCGTCGAGCGCTGCGATCCCGGCTCGAGCGCGGCCGACGACGAAGGCTGCACGCCGGCGACCGCGCCCTGCCCCGCCGACGAGTGCGACGAGTCCGCCGATCGCTGCGACGGAGACTGCGCGAACCCCGATCGCGACGGCGACGGTGAGGACGCCGTCGCGTGCGGCGGGTCCGACTGCGACGACGACGACGACGATCGGTTCGAGGGCAACGCCGAGGTCTGCGACGACGTCGGGCACGACGAGGACTGCGACGCGCGCACCTTCGGCACGCGCGACGTCGACGGAGACGGGGTCGACTCCGCGGCGTGCTGCAACGTCGACGGCTCGGGCGCGCAGGTGTGCGGCACCGACTGCGACGACGGCGCGATCGACGTGCGCCCCGGCGCGAACGAGGTCTGCAACGACATCGACGACGACTGCGACATGCTCGTCGACGAGCGGGTGCGCCTCACGCTCTGGCCCGATGCCGACGGTGATGGTCGCGGCGACGACGACCCGGCGGCGGTCCCGATGATGGCGTGCGCCGAGCGCGACGGATGGGTGCTCCTGCGCGGCGACTGCGACGACGACGAGCCGACGCGCCACGCCGGCGCGAGCGAGGTGTGCAACGCGATCGACGACGACTGCGACACGCTCGTCGACGACGTGAACCCGGGCGTCGTCGTGTGTCGGTCGGGCCAGTCGGTCGCGTGCGTGAACGCGTGCGGCGCCCCGGGCACCTCGACCTGCCGCGCCGACTGCCTCGGCTACGACACGTGCGTCGCGAGCGAGGCGTGCAACGGCTGCGACGACGACGCGAACGGCGCGATCGACGACGGCTTCGAGTGCGCGCGCGGCGTGAGCGAGCCCTGCACCAACGCGTGCGGCGTCGCGGGCACGCGCGTGTGCGCGAACGACTGCACGTGGGCCGGCGCGTGCACCGCGAGCGAGGCCTGCAACTACTGCGACGACGACGGCAACGAGGGCTTCCTCGACGAGCGCCCGCTCGCGACCGCCGACGCGTCGGGCACGCTCGTGTGCAGCGGCGTAGGCGACACGTACGGCGTCGCGCGCTGCGACGGCATCGGCAGCAGCCCGCTGCAGATCTACGCGTCGCTGCTCGACGGCAGCGCGGTCGACACCGCGGGCGCGTTCTGGTTCGACCGCAGCTGGTACGTCGGATGGGGTCGCGTGCGCATCGAGCTCACCGTCGAGGCGCGCACCACGGGCTCGGGATGGCCGCTCGGAGGCTGGTCGCTCGTGCTCGCGCGCGGCGGTGGTGGCGACGTCGGAGATCCCGCGAGCCGCGGCGTGCCCGCGGGCGTCCAGGGCATCTCGTTCGACTGGTACTGGAGCGGCTTCAGCGTCTTCTCGCCCTATCCGTCGGAGAACGACGTGCTGCGGTATCGCCGGCTCGGATCGGGTGGCGGCATCCGCGGCGGCGCGAACGATTCCGACGGCGAGGACGTGGTCGGCTTCGAAGCCGATCTCGACGCGGATGGATCGACGTGGGTCGCGCAGCGTCTGATCGTCGACTACCAGCCCGACGATCCGCGCACCACGACGAACGAGGAGCGCGTCACCGTCACCGCGAACGGCGGCACGCGCACCTACTACGCCGACGGAGAGTCGTCGACGGGGGATCCCGCGAACGACATGCCGGTCGGATCGCCGCTGCGCATCGGGCTCACTGCGGGCACCTACTCGCGCACGATCTCGGGCGCGCCGTTCGGCGCACCGGTCGAGGCGCGCGTCCACCTCGCGACGTTCGTCCCGCCGAGCGGCCCCGGCTCGGGCACCTGGACCTACTACGTCCCGGTCACGCGCGACGAGATCTGCCCGGGGCTCTGATCGCGGCGCGCGCGATGCGCACGATCTCCTGCGCGACGTGCATCGTCGCGAGGTCTCCGTCGCGACGCGGGTGCCACCCGAGCCCGACCTCGAACCCCGCGACCGCGAGCGGCGGCTCCCGCGCGACGACACCGGGGCACGCGACCGCGGGCAGCACGCGCTCCGGCACGAGCGCGACGAGATCGCTGCCGGCGACGATCGCGGGCACCGCGAGGAAGCTCGGCACCACGAGCCCGACCCGCCGCGAGAGCCCGCGTGCGGCCAGCGCCGCATCCAGCGCGCCGCTGGCCTGGCCGCGCCCCGACACCACGACGTGCGGGAGCGCGAGCCAGCGCTCGAGCGTGAACCGACGCCGCGCCGGATGATCGGCGCGCATCGCGACGACGTAGCGCTCGTCGAAGAGCCGATGCCAGCGCAGCTCCGATGCACCCGGCGCGTGCACCGAGACCGCGAGATCGAGCGCGCCGTCGTTCACCGCGGCGAGCGCGTCCTCGGCGCCCGACCACGGTGAGACCACGAGATCGATCCCCGGCGCCTGCGCGCGCAACGACGCGAGCAGCGGCGGCACGAAGATCGGGAGCCCGTAGTCCACCACCGACCACCGCACCGTCTGCACGATGGTCGCGAGCTCGGGGCGTGCCCGCGCGACGAGCCGCGACGCGCTCTCCAGCGCATCGCGCAGCGCCGGGCGCAGCGACTCCGCGCGCGGCGTGGGCCGCAGCCCCTCGCGCGTCCGCTCGAGGAGCGGATCGCCGAACATCGCGCGCAATCGCTCGAGGGCGTTGCTGGCCGCGGGCTGCGAGAGCCCGAGCCGCTTGCCCGCGCGCGTGACGTGCCGCTCCTCGAGCAGCGCGTCGAGCACGACGAGCAGGTTCAGGTCCACCGAACGGAGATTCACGGAATCCATGATCGGGCATCGAGACTATCCATTTCACGGATGACCGCCAGCGACGCAGGGTGAGCGCCGTGGAGGTCGACATGAAGACGAACGAGATCGTGATGGAGCGCGAGGGGCTCGAGGTTCGGGAGCGCGAGATCGCGCCGCTCGCACGCGGCCAGGTCCTGCTGCAGGTCGAGGCGACCGGCGTGTCGTTCGCCGAGGTGCAGATGCGGCGCGGGCGCTATCCGGGACAGCCGCCGTTCCCGTTCGTGCCGGGCTACGACGTGGTCGGCCGCGTGATCGAGGTCGGCGAGGGCGTCGATCGGCGCTGGGTCGGCGCGCGCGCCGCGGCGATGACGCACGTCGGGGGATGGGCGGCGCACGTCGTGCTCGACGCCGAGGATCTCGTCCCGGTGCCGGAGGGCCTCGACGCGGCCGAGGTGGTCGCGCTGGTCGTGAACGGCGCGACCGCGTGGAAGATGCTCCACCGTGTCGCCCGGGTGCGCGCGGGCCAGACCATCGTGGTGCACGGCGCGGGCGGCGGCGTGGGCACGCTCCTCGTGCAGCTCGCGCGGCTCGCCGGCGCGCGGGTGATCGGCACCTGCCGTGGCGCGCAGCGCGCGACGGTCGAGGCGCTCGGCGCGATCGCGATCGACTACCAGGGAGGGCGCGTGCTCGAGCAGGTGCGCGCGATCGCGCCCGAGGGTGTCGATGCGGTGTTCGATCACGTCGGCGGTACGAGCCTGCGCACGTCGTGGGCGATGCTCGCGCGGCGCGGCACGCTGGTCTCGTACGGCAGCGCGTCGACGCGCGATGATCGGGGCTCGGCGTGGACGCCGATCATCCGCAACATGCTGCGCGCGCTCGCGTGGAGCTTCCTGCCCTCGCTGCGGCGCGCGCGGGTGTTCGACGTGTGGGGCCGCAGCAGCCTCGGCGCGAACGCCATGCTGCGCCCGGCGCGCTTCCGTCGCGAGCTCCGCGAGGATCTCGGGCAGGTCTTCGCGCTGCTCGGCGCGGGCACGCTGCGCGCGCAGGTCGCGGCGCGCTACTCGCTGGACGACGCGGGCCTCGCGCTGGGCCGTCACGAGCGCGGTGATCTCATCGGCAAGATCGTCCTCGTGCCCGAGCTCGCGAGCACGGCGCGCGCGGCGGCGTGACGAGCGCGGAGCACGGAGCGCTCCGCGCTCCGCGTGCTGCACGATGTCCATGCGATCGTGCGCGGTACGCCTGTTGCGAGACGGCCGCGCACGATGCGAGCCCGCTTCCTTCGCGCTCTCCCGTTGGCCCTCGCGCTCACCTTCGCGCCCGATGTCGCTCACGCACAGCAGTTCGTGCTGATCGACGTGATGTTCACGTTCACGAAGGAAGACGCGGACACGTCCGAGCCGAGCCGCTCGCACTACTACGTCACCGACCTCAACCCCGATCGGCCGCGCGACTGGACCTCGCCGATCGACTACCGGAACGGCACCGTCCACATCCGCACCGAGGTCATCTACAAGCCGGCGGGCGGCGAGATCACGCAGTGGGTGCTCTGTTACATCCCGAACCGCGGGATCGGGCAGGGCTACGGCTGCACCGGCACCGGCACGTACACCGAGGAAGGCGTCTACGACGTCGACGTCGGCATGCGCGACTGGTGGGAGAACGGCTCGATCGACTGGACCCAGGGCATCCGCGAGATGCACCTCGTCATGAAGGACTCGGACAGCGGCGGCGGCTTCGCGCACCTGCGCCCCGACCCCGAGGAGTTCTTCCCGACGACGATGCGCATCACGATGGTGCAGGTCGCCGCGGGCGCGACCTACGACCCGAGCGTGATCCCGCCGACGTCCGGCGTGATGCCCGACGCCGGCGTGCCGCCGGTCGAAGAGGACGCGGGCGCCGTCGTCGAAGAGGACGCAGGCACGCCGCCGGTCGAGCCCCCCGTCGATGCAGGGCAGCGCTTCGACGCGGGCACGCCCACCGTGCCTCCGCCGGAGCCGACCCCGCCCGAGAGCGGCACGATCCACGGCGGCTGCGCGGTGGCGGTCGATCATCGCCGCGCCTCGCCGCTCGCGCTCGTCGCGCTCGCGGCGCTCGCGCTCGTCCTCCGGCGACGGCGCTGATCAGCCCGGGGTCGCAGCGCGGCGCAGCGCGTCGAGATCGACGATCTCGATCGTGCCGTACGCGAGCCGCACCACGCCGCGCGCCTCGAGATCCTTGAGCAGCTGGTTCACGGTCTGGCGCGACGTCGCGAGCATCGTCGCGAGCTGATCCTGCCGCAGCTCGACCACGCGGCTGCTGCGATCGTGCCAGTCGCCGTAGCGCTCGGCGGAGAGCACGAGCCGTCGCGCGAGGCGGATCGCGAGCGGGTGCGCCGCGTCCTCCATCACCGTGAAGAACACCCGCAGCTTCGCGCTCACGAGCACGCCGAGCGGGCGCCAGTAGCGCGGCTCGCGCTCGAGGATCGCGTCGACCGCGGGCTGCGGCACGTGCACCAGCACCGACGCGTCGTCGGCGATGGCGTCGTGGGTGCGCGCCTGTCCGTCGAGCACCGAGAGCTCGCCGAACCAGAGCGGCGGCTCGACCATCGCGAGCAGCACTTCCTTGCCGTCGTCCTTGCCGCCCGCGACGTGCCCGGTGATGCGCACGCTGCCCTCGACGCACGCGAAGAGCCCGCTCGGCGGATCGCCGCGCGCGAAGAGCCACTCGCCCTTGGCGAGCTTGCGGATCACTGCCGCGTCGATGAGCGCGCGACGGAAGCCCTCGGGCAGGCTCGCGAACCATCGCCCTGCTCGGAGGAGCGCCTCGTACTTCGCTGCGCCGCGTGCGTCCATCCCGCCATTGTCCGCGTTTCGTCGCCCCCGCGACAATCTCCCTCGCGACCGGGGCGCATCTTCCGGGGCGAAAGGGACGGAAACCATGAGGACGTTGGGTGACCACCTCTCGACCTACGCGAGCTACCACCGCGACCGCCGCAACATCGTGACGCACTTCGCCGGGATCCCGGTGATCGTGCTCAGCGTCGCCGCGCTGCTCGCGCGCGCTGCGATCGACGTCGGTGTGGTGTCGATCTCGGCGGCGACCGTGGTCGCGATCGCGACCTGCGGGTTCTACCTCTCGCTCGATCGCCGCTTCGGCCTCGTGATGAGCGCGCTGATGGCGCTCGCGGTGTGGGGCGGCACGGTGATCGCGGCGCAGTCGTTCGGCGTGTGGCTCGGCGTGTCGGTCGCGCTCTTCGTGGGCGGCTGGGCGGTGCAGTTCGTCGGGCACGGGTTCGAGGGCAAGAAGCCGGCGTTCGTCGACGATCTGATCGGGCTCGCGGTCGGTCCGCTCTTCCTGGTCGCCGAGATCGCGTTCGCGCTCGGGATGCGCGACGAGGTGCGGCGCGAGGTCGAGCGCCGCGCGGGCCCGACGCGCGCCCGGACCGTCGCGATCGCGCGCGGATGATCAGATCGCGCGTCGCATCGCGAACGAGCGAGTCCCCACGCGATTGACGATCTCGCGCTCCACCACGAACCCCGCGCGCTCGTAGAGCCGGATCGCGGGGTTCGTGCTGCGCACCGAGAGGACGATCTCGCGATGGTGCGCGCGCGCCGCGGCGAAGAGCGCGTCGAGCATCCGGGTGCCGAGGCCGAGCCCGCGCGCGTCGGGACGCGTCGCGATCGCGAGCTCCGCGATGCCGGCCTCGACGACCGCGCCGGGCACCCCGGGCTTGCCGGCGCGCAGCCACGCCGCGCCGAGCGCAGTGCCGGAGTCACTGCACGCGATCACGCCGACGTCGCCGTCGCGTGTGCCCCACGCGCGCACGTAGCCCTCGAGGTTCGGGTCGATCTTCGCCGACGCGATCGCCTCGTCGAGCGGTGTGTCCATCGACGCTGCGTGGGTGAGCATCTCCCAGAGGAACGCCTCGTCCTCGCGCGTCGCGAGCCGCACCGTGATCGTCATCGCGCGATCGTGTACTACGCCGCGCGCGCGACGCGACCTCCGATCTCGCTGCGTCCCGAGAGCGCCACGTAGAGCCACAGGCCGATCACGATCGTCGCGAGCCCCACGAGCGCGGCGACCGGGCGCTGCCAGAGCGTGTGCACCGTCATCCAGAGGCTCAGCGCGATCGCGACCCCGGTGGTCCACGGATGGCCCCACGCGCGATAGGGGCGCGGCATCTCGGGCGCGCGCGCGCGCAGCACGAACACCCCCGCGAGCGTGAGCGCGGAGCTGAGCGCGAGCGTGAACCCGATGTACGTGAGCAGCGCGTCGAACGTGGCGGTCGCGGCGAGCGCGAGCGCGATGCAGGTCTGCAGCACGCTCGCGCGCAGCGGGCCGCGAGCCCCGTCGCGCGACGTGGTGAGCCACGCGAGCCGCGGATGATCGCTCCCCATCCGCTCGTACACACGCGGACCGGTGAGCGCGATCGCACCGACGGTCGTCGCGAGCCCGACCGCGACCACCGCACCGACGACGACGCCGACCTCGGGCCCGAGCAGATGACGCGCCGCGACCTGCGCGACGTCGACCTCGCCCGCGAGCACGCGCGCCGGCGCGCTGGCGAGGAACGCCGCGTTGAGCGCGACGTAGAGGCAAGTGACCACGGCGGTGCCACCGAGCAGCGCGCGCGGCAGCGCACGTCCCGGGTCGCGCACCTCGCCCGCGACGTACGCCGCGGCGTTCCACCCGGTGTAGCTGAAGCTGACCCACACGAGCCCGACCGCGAGCTGGCCGCTCGTCGTGAGCGCACCGAGCGAGGTGGTGCCGGGCTCGAGCACGCGTGACGGCTCACCGAGCGCGAGCCCGACGATCGCGAGCAGCGCGACGAGGCCGAGCTCGAGCGCGGTGATCGCGTCCTGCAGGCGTGCTCCGCCGCGCGCGCCGCTCGCGTGCACGCCCGAGAACACGAGGATCAGCGCGATCGCCCAGACCTTCCCGGACACGCCGGGCAGGAGCGGCTCGAGGTACGCGCCGAATGCGATCGCGGCCGCGGCCATCGGCGCGGAGAAGCCGACGATCAGCGAGATCCATCCGCTCACGAAGCCGACCGCAGGATGATAGATGCGCGAGAGCAGCGCGTACTCGCCGCCGTTCTCCGGCATCGCGGCCGTGAGCTCGCCGTACGCGAGCGCGCCGCACATCGCGAGCGCACCACCGAGCGCCCACACGATCATCACCGGCAGCGCGCCTCCGAGATCCGCGAGCAGGAGGCCGGTCGTGGTGAACGCGCCGGTGCCGATGGTGCTCGCGATGACGAGCATCGTCGCGGTGCGCGTCGTGATCCGTCGACCGCGCGCGTGCGTCATCACCGCGAGCTAGGAGCGGACCCGCGCGCGCCAACTCTGGTCTCGCTCTTGCCGCCGATCGCTCCAGGAGGAGGAGACGATGAGAGCGATGCTGAGCTTCGTGCTCGCGACCTGCGTCGTCGCGGGATGCTCGCGCGAGCCGGCGGAGCCGCGCGCGGCGAAGGCCGATGCACCCACGACCTCGACCGGCGCGGACACCGCGGGGGGCGCCTACGCCGACGAGCGCGAGGAGCTCGCGCGTGCCCTCGCGCGCGACGGGATCCACGACGATCGCGTGCTCGCCGCGATC is a window encoding:
- a CDS encoding DUF962 domain-containing protein, whose product is MRTLGDHLSTYASYHRDRRNIVTHFAGIPVIVLSVAALLARAAIDVGVVSISAATVVAIATCGFYLSLDRRFGLVMSALMALAVWGGTVIAAQSFGVWLGVSVALFVGGWAVQFVGHGFEGKKPAFVDDLIGLAVGPLFLVAEIAFALGMRDEVRREVERRAGPTRARTVAIARG
- a CDS encoding GNAT family N-acetyltransferase; this encodes MTITVRLATREDEAFLWEMLTHAASMDTPLDEAIASAKIDPNLEGYVRAWGTRDGDVGVIACSDSGTALGAAWLRAGKPGVPGAVVEAGIAELAIATRPDARGLGLGTRMLDALFAAARAHHREIVLSVRSTNPAIRLYERAGFVVEREIVNRVGTRSFAMRRAI
- a CDS encoding LysR family transcriptional regulator gives rise to the protein MNLRSVDLNLLVVLDALLEERHVTRAGKRLGLSQPAASNALERLRAMFGDPLLERTREGLRPTPRAESLRPALRDALESASRLVARARPELATIVQTVRWSVVDYGLPIFVPPLLASLRAQAPGIDLVVSPWSGAEDALAAVNDGALDLAVSVHAPGASELRWHRLFDERYVVAMRADHPARRRFTLERWLALPHVVVSGRGQASGALDAALAARGLSRRVGLVVPSFLAVPAIVAGSDLVALVPERVLPAVACPGVVAREPPLAVAGFEVGLGWHPRRDGDLATMHVAQEIVRIARAAIRAPGRSRRA
- a CDS encoding MYXO-CTERM sorting domain-containing protein; translation: MALALTFAPDVAHAQQFVLIDVMFTFTKEDADTSEPSRSHYYVTDLNPDRPRDWTSPIDYRNGTVHIRTEVIYKPAGGEITQWVLCYIPNRGIGQGYGCTGTGTYTEEGVYDVDVGMRDWWENGSIDWTQGIREMHLVMKDSDSGGGFAHLRPDPEEFFPTTMRITMVQVAAGATYDPSVIPPTSGVMPDAGVPPVEEDAGAVVEEDAGTPPVEPPVDAGQRFDAGTPTVPPPEPTPPESGTIHGGCAVAVDHRRASPLALVALAALALVLRRRR
- a CDS encoding APC family permease gives rise to the protein MTHARGRRITTRTATMLVIASTIGTGAFTTTGLLLADLGGALPVMIVWALGGALAMCGALAYGELTAAMPENGGEYALLSRIYHPAVGFVSGWISLIVGFSAPMAAAAIAFGAYLEPLLPGVSGKVWAIALILVFSGVHASGARGGARLQDAITALELGLVALLAIVGLALGEPSRVLEPGTTSLGALTTSGQLAVGLVWVSFSYTGWNAAAYVAGEVRDPGRALPRALLGGTAVVTCLYVALNAAFLASAPARVLAGEVDVAQVAARHLLGPEVGVVVGAVVAVGLATTVGAIALTGPRVYERMGSDHPRLAWLTTSRDGARGPLRASVLQTCIALALAATATFDALLTYIGFTLALSSALTLAGVFVLRARAPEMPRPYRAWGHPWTTGVAIALSLWMTVHTLWQRPVAALVGLATIVIGLWLYVALSGRSEIGGRVARAA
- a CDS encoding zinc-binding dehydrogenase — its product is MKTNEIVMEREGLEVREREIAPLARGQVLLQVEATGVSFAEVQMRRGRYPGQPPFPFVPGYDVVGRVIEVGEGVDRRWVGARAAAMTHVGGWAAHVVLDAEDLVPVPEGLDAAEVVALVVNGATAWKMLHRVARVRAGQTIVVHGAGGGVGTLLVQLARLAGARVIGTCRGAQRATVEALGAIAIDYQGGRVLEQVRAIAPEGVDAVFDHVGGTSLRTSWAMLARRGTLVSYGSASTRDDRGSAWTPIIRNMLRALAWSFLPSLRRARVFDVWGRSSLGANAMLRPARFRRELREDLGQVFALLGAGTLRAQVAARYSLDDAGLALGRHERGDLIGKIVLVPELASTARAAA
- a CDS encoding HAMP domain-containing sensor histidine kinase — its product is MKRRGRLAIRLLLLGLGQLVLLVVAAVAIAWITRPPPHAHDMHERVELAAERVRAGLDHDLEGTLARVARDLELEMTVHDRRGAVIASTVTPPLRAPSSEERPPPPPTRPPPPIGLPLVDAPHEPPRRHILASIDEAHVLVARGTPPPWPYTAAVLTILAGVLVVGAGAFLAARWIVRPLESLARAARAVGEGDLAARTGLDRRDEIGTVARTFDEMAERVETSMRAERELLANVSHELRTPLARIRVAMDLAAEGDAEGMRAAVAEIATDLGELESIVDDILVALRLDTRDRAHAGLPLSALEEIPAEELARRSVERFRARHPDRPLEVALEAGARRLVVDPVLFRRVIDNLLENADKYTPDRTAPIALRLREERERVVLEVEDRGIGIAAEDLPNVFAPFFRAERSRARDAGGVGLGLTLAERIVEAHGGTIEVESTLGRGTLVRVSMPG
- a CDS encoding response regulator transcription factor; protein product: MVGEPHDLLTVVYVEDDERLARLTSQYLRTHGVEVHVVARGDLAVPEVLRVRPDVVLLDVMLPGASGLEVCRRIRERSDVPIVMVTARGEEADRVMGLEGGADDYVVKPFSSRELLARLRAQARRARGRAGPRAERLQVGPLVIDATTMSASLDGVPLVLTTYEHALLRALAERAGRVLTRDQLMELVTGSIDDAFDRSIDVHVSRLRQKLGDDPRQPRFLKTIRGVGYMLSPDPR
- a CDS encoding Crp/Fnr family transcriptional regulator, coding for MDARGAAKYEALLRAGRWFASLPEGFRRALIDAAVIRKLAKGEWLFARGDPPSGLFACVEGSVRITGHVAGGKDDGKEVLLAMVEPPLWFGELSVLDGQARTHDAIADDASVLVHVPQPAVDAILEREPRYWRPLGVLVSAKLRVFFTVMEDAAHPLAIRLARRLVLSAERYGDWHDRSSRVVELRQDQLATMLATSRQTVNQLLKDLEARGVVRLAYGTIEIVDLDALRRAATPG
- a CDS encoding putative metal-binding motif-containing protein; its protein translation is MSTGRARIVAVLWVLGALVISACGDDDPADELDAATRDASTASCTDDEDCDDGRYCNGVERCDPGSSAADDEGCTPATAPCPADECDESADRCDGDCANPDRDGDGEDAVACGGSDCDDDDDDRFEGNAEVCDDVGHDEDCDARTFGTRDVDGDGVDSAACCNVDGSGAQVCGTDCDDGAIDVRPGANEVCNDIDDDCDMLVDERVRLTLWPDADGDGRGDDDPAAVPMMACAERDGWVLLRGDCDDDEPTRHAGASEVCNAIDDDCDTLVDDVNPGVVVCRSGQSVACVNACGAPGTSTCRADCLGYDTCVASEACNGCDDDANGAIDDGFECARGVSEPCTNACGVAGTRVCANDCTWAGACTASEACNYCDDDGNEGFLDERPLATADASGTLVCSGVGDTYGVARCDGIGSSPLQIYASLLDGSAVDTAGAFWFDRSWYVGWGRVRIELTVEARTTGSGWPLGGWSLVLARGGGGDVGDPASRGVPAGVQGISFDWYWSGFSVFSPYPSENDVLRYRRLGSGGGIRGGANDSDGEDVVGFEADLDADGSTWVAQRLIVDYQPDDPRTTTNEERVTVTANGGTRTYYADGESSTGDPANDMPVGSPLRIGLTAGTYSRTISGAPFGAPVEARVHLATFVPPSGPGSGTWTYYVPVTRDEICPGL